Proteins from a genomic interval of Panthera tigris isolate Pti1 chromosome A2, P.tigris_Pti1_mat1.1, whole genome shotgun sequence:
- the NEUROD6 gene encoding neurogenic differentiation factor 6 produces the protein MLTLPFDESVVMPESQMCRKFSRECEDQKQIKKPESFSKQIVLRGKSIKRAPGEETEKEEEEEDREEEDENGLPRRRGLRKKKTTKLRLERVKFRRQEANARERNRMHGLNDALDNLRKVVPCYSKTQKLSKIETLRLAKNYIWALSEILRIGKRPDLLTFVQNLCKGLSQPTTNLVAGCLQLNARSFLMGQGGEAAHHTRSPYSTFYPPYHSPELTTPPGHGTLDNSKSMKPYNYCSAYESFYESTSPECASPQFEGPLSPPPINYNGIFSLKQEETLDYGKNYNYGMHYCAVPPRGPLGQGAMFRLPTDSHFPYDLHLRSQSLTMQDELNAVFHN, from the coding sequence ATGTTAACACTACCGTTTGATGAGTCTGTTGTAATGCCAGAATCCCAGATGTGCAGAAAGTTTTCTAGAGAATGTGAGGACCAGAAGCAAATTAAGAAACCAGAAAGCTTTTCCAAACAGATTGTCCTTCGAGGAAAGAGCATCAAAAGGGCCCCTGGAGAAGAAAccgagaaggaagaagaggaggaagacagggaagaggaagatgaaaatGGCTTGCCCAGAAGGAGGggtcttaggaaaaaaaagacgACCAAGCTCCGACTGGAGAGGGTCAAGTTCAGGAGACAGGAAGCTAATGCGCGGGAGAGAAACAGGATGCATGGCCTCAACGACGCTCTGGACAATTTAAGAAAAGTGGTCCCCTGTTACTCCAAAACCCAAAAACTGTCCAAAATAGAAACTTTACGACTGGCCAAAAACTACATCTGGGCACTTTCTGAAATCCTGAGAATCGGCAAGAGACCTGATCTGCTCACGTTCGTCCAAAACTTATGCAAAGGTCTTTCCCAGCCGACTACAAACTTGGTGGCAGGCTGCTTGCAGCTCAACGCCAGGAGTTTCCTGATGGGTCAGGGTGGGGAGGCTGCGCACCACACAAGGTCACCCTACTCTACCTTCTACCCGCCCTACCACAGCCCTGAGCTCACCACTCCCCCAGGGCATGGAACTCTTGATAATTCCAAGTCCATGAAACCCTACAATTATTGCAGTGCGTATGAATCCTTCTATGAAAGCACTTCCCCTGAGTGTGCCAGCCCTCAGTTTGAAGGTCCCTTAAGTCCTCCCCCAATTAACTATAATGGGATATTTTCCCTGAAGCAAGAAGAAACCTTGGACTATGGCAAAAATTACAATTACGGCATGCATTACTGTGCAgtgccacccaggggtccccttGGGCAGGGTGCCATGTTCAGGTTGCCCACCGACAGCCACTTCCCTTACGACTTACATCTGCGCAGCCAATCTCTCACCATGCAAGATGAATTAAATGCAGTTTTTCATAattaa